Proteins from a single region of Sphaerochaeta globosa str. Buddy:
- a CDS encoding CDP-alcohol phosphatidyltransferase family protein produces MQVVKNIPNLLSLSRIALSFGMFFAMKHPLVLFWIIVASGLTDVLDGFLARRLHCESDLGARLDSLGDLVFFSALVLYVVRYQMNIVQKYIVGIYVIFVIKTLSLVVCTIKNHATYSLHTYGNKLTGILVVGAVCLILLTAKGTFTAILVVVGMFSALEELLIMCFYKNPDSNTKSIFLYKKKHE; encoded by the coding sequence ATGCAAGTAGTAAAGAACATTCCCAATTTGCTCTCTCTTTCTCGAATTGCTTTATCGTTCGGAATGTTCTTTGCAATGAAGCATCCCCTTGTCTTGTTCTGGATTATTGTCGCCTCAGGCCTTACTGATGTCCTCGATGGCTTTTTAGCACGTCGACTGCACTGTGAGAGTGACTTGGGAGCCCGCCTTGACTCCTTGGGTGATTTGGTGTTTTTCAGCGCCTTGGTTCTGTATGTCGTGCGCTACCAGATGAACATAGTCCAGAAATACATAGTGGGCATCTATGTAATTTTTGTAATCAAAACCCTCTCTCTTGTTGTTTGCACCATTAAGAACCATGCCACCTATTCATTGCATACGTATGGAAACAAACTTACCGGAATACTGGTAGTAGGAGCCGTCTGCCTGATCTTATTGACAGCAAAAGGCACATTTACTGCAATACTTGTTGTTGTGGGTATGTTCAGTGCCCTGGAAGAACTGCTGATTATGTGCTTCTATAAAAATCCTGATAGCAATACAAAAAGCATCTTCCTGTATAAGAAAAAGCATGAATAA
- a CDS encoding serine hydrolase, protein MHTYKRLALILILLFVVGTAVFADEAKVLTDIFHEGPARVTYTKQFEAAVPLSSMQQLLVQLTMQLGTFKQVEGTSNPYTIVFEQGTVTAYISLDGQGSVAGLQFTEVISSKLTLADSVKQITDLDAQTSVLIRRNGQTLASYQADVPLAVGSAFKLGVLAALDDAVKANRMQWGQSVRLEKAYKSLPTGILQDWPVGSQLTIETLATLMISQSDNTAADALLSLVGRQNVDRYLMHSKPTLSTSEMFKLKNPKNSDILARFRSSSVSQRLLLLEELKERELPNAGLFSGDPVAIDVEWFMTAKELATLIERLQSLDLMTVNAGLATKERWQRVAFKGGSEPGVLNLTTYLEDTQKNRYTVVVTANTSKKPLDEKKIMESYQAILNYL, encoded by the coding sequence ATGCATACCTATAAACGCTTAGCGCTCATACTCATCCTTCTGTTCGTAGTTGGGACGGCTGTCTTTGCCGATGAGGCAAAGGTCTTGACCGACATCTTTCATGAAGGTCCTGCCCGTGTTACCTATACCAAGCAATTCGAGGCCGCGGTTCCTTTGAGCAGCATGCAGCAATTGCTGGTTCAGCTCACCATGCAGCTGGGTACCTTCAAGCAGGTTGAGGGAACTTCCAATCCCTATACCATAGTATTTGAGCAAGGTACGGTGACTGCCTATATCAGCCTCGATGGGCAGGGCAGTGTTGCAGGTCTGCAATTTACCGAAGTGATCAGCTCGAAGCTTACCCTTGCGGACAGCGTAAAACAAATAACCGATTTGGATGCACAGACATCGGTGCTCATCCGTAGGAATGGGCAGACCTTGGCCTCCTATCAGGCTGATGTCCCGCTTGCCGTGGGCTCTGCTTTCAAGTTGGGCGTATTGGCTGCCCTTGATGACGCAGTTAAGGCAAATCGGATGCAATGGGGTCAGAGCGTCAGGCTGGAGAAGGCGTATAAAAGCCTTCCTACGGGAATTCTGCAGGATTGGCCGGTCGGTTCTCAACTTACCATTGAAACGTTGGCTACATTGATGATCAGCCAAAGTGACAACACTGCCGCCGATGCCCTCTTGTCCTTGGTGGGTCGACAGAATGTGGACCGATACCTGATGCATAGCAAGCCGACGTTGTCCACATCTGAAATGTTCAAGTTGAAGAATCCAAAAAACAGTGACATTCTGGCAAGGTTTCGTTCCTCATCGGTAAGCCAGCGGCTCCTTCTTCTCGAGGAATTGAAAGAGAGAGAGCTTCCGAATGCCGGTCTATTCTCTGGTGACCCTGTTGCCATCGATGTGGAGTGGTTCATGACTGCCAAAGAACTTGCGACGCTGATAGAGCGGCTGCAGAGCTTGGATTTGATGACGGTCAATGCAGGTCTGGCAACCAAGGAGCGCTGGCAACGGGTAGCCTTTAAAGGGGGCAGTGAACCAGGCGTGCTCAATCTCACCACCTATTTGGAGGACACGCAGAAGAACCGCTATACCGTAGTGGTGACGGCAAATACCAGCAAGAAGCCACTGGACGAAAAGAAGATTATGGAGAGCTATCAGGCTATTCTGAATTACTTATAG
- a CDS encoding ABC transporter substrate-binding protein, which translates to MRKKLLSMVAISLMVVLAAGSVFGAGTKEASSETTVNMFQLKVEIKDAIDGYAAKYTAATPGVTVKVETLGGGADYGGALKAKAQAGQMPDIFVIEGRGGYDIWKDYIADLGDQSWVADTDLAFKVDGKVYGFPVAIEGYGLAYNADILAKAGIDPAKLTTRTAYEQAFKTLEAKKAELGIDAPVAMAASVAGGMWWVAAQHNLAAYWGGGLDFNDTSIIDMALQGKLDDARFLQYAKYLQLLFKYADQKILLNGSYDDQVGAFAQGKTAFLHQGNWVDPNLKQLGVTFKIGYAPHAFLDAEEKGLYLFAPSWYCVNAKSPNAAAAKAFLTAMATTADGHDYMVNKAGMIPAFKSVTLKPAGQLSQALMAANAKGGNYGVFFGMLPDGAGQNVFGPIFDLFAQNQNNLNQFIADMKKAVASLPTM; encoded by the coding sequence ATGAGGAAAAAACTGTTGAGCATGGTGGCAATAAGCCTCATGGTCGTCCTGGCAGCCGGTTCAGTATTTGGTGCCGGTACCAAGGAAGCGTCGAGCGAAACAACCGTCAACATGTTCCAGCTCAAAGTTGAGATCAAGGACGCCATTGATGGATATGCCGCCAAGTACACGGCAGCCACCCCCGGGGTGACGGTGAAGGTCGAGACCCTCGGCGGCGGTGCCGACTACGGTGGGGCACTTAAGGCAAAGGCACAAGCTGGACAAATGCCCGATATCTTCGTCATTGAAGGCCGCGGCGGCTATGACATTTGGAAAGACTACATTGCCGACCTAGGTGATCAGAGCTGGGTTGCAGATACCGACCTTGCTTTCAAGGTGGATGGAAAAGTGTATGGTTTCCCGGTTGCAATCGAAGGCTACGGATTGGCATACAATGCCGACATTCTCGCCAAGGCGGGTATTGATCCGGCAAAGCTGACCACCCGAACAGCATACGAGCAGGCATTCAAGACGTTGGAAGCCAAGAAAGCCGAACTCGGAATTGATGCACCCGTTGCCATGGCAGCTTCTGTAGCCGGTGGCATGTGGTGGGTAGCCGCACAGCACAACTTGGCTGCATATTGGGGTGGTGGACTTGATTTCAATGACACCAGCATCATCGATATGGCCCTGCAGGGAAAGCTTGACGATGCCCGTTTCCTGCAATATGCAAAGTATCTGCAGCTGCTGTTCAAGTATGCCGACCAAAAGATTCTGCTCAACGGCAGTTATGACGACCAGGTCGGAGCATTCGCACAAGGCAAGACTGCATTCCTGCACCAGGGCAACTGGGTCGATCCCAACCTGAAGCAGCTCGGCGTCACCTTCAAGATCGGGTATGCCCCGCACGCATTCCTGGATGCAGAAGAGAAAGGTCTGTATCTGTTCGCCCCGAGTTGGTATTGCGTCAATGCAAAGAGCCCCAATGCAGCTGCTGCCAAGGCTTTCCTGACTGCAATGGCAACCACCGCCGACGGACATGACTACATGGTCAACAAGGCCGGTATGATTCCTGCGTTCAAGTCAGTGACTTTGAAGCCCGCCGGACAGTTGAGCCAGGCTTTGATGGCTGCAAACGCCAAGGGCGGCAATTACGGCGTATTCTTCGGCATGCTTCCCGACGGAGCTGGACAGAACGTCTTTGGTCCGATCTTCGACCTGTTTGCACAGAACCAGAACAATCTCAACCAGTTCATCGCAGACATGAAGAAAGCGGTCGCAAGTCTACCTACCATGTAA
- a CDS encoding carbohydrate ABC transporter permease: protein MKQNRAVNILFVAPCVLTFLMVIVIPFFFGLYYSLTNWNGVSDDVMFVGLKNFSNLMASPDFVYSFLITIAYTLINIVFINVVSFVLSLVVTSKIKRRNFYRSGFFVPYLIGGIVLGYIWQFILNNILVEIGTTYAIQFFQTSFLSLPHTVIWTMAVVNTWQYAGYIMLIFVAAIQSIPSSLMEAANVDGASYFSRVIHILMPMMANAFTISIFLTLTTSFKQFDMNLTLTNGGPATRFMDTPIKASQLLAMNIFNTATANRMAEAQAKAVVLFLALLVVSLIQVTVNKRKEVEM, encoded by the coding sequence ATGAAACAGAATCGTGCCGTCAATATTTTGTTCGTGGCGCCTTGCGTGCTGACCTTTCTCATGGTCATCGTCATACCCTTCTTCTTCGGCTTGTACTATTCACTGACGAACTGGAATGGGGTAAGCGACGATGTTATGTTTGTCGGTTTGAAGAATTTTAGCAATCTGATGGCATCACCGGATTTCGTCTACTCCTTTCTGATTACCATCGCCTACACACTGATAAACATCGTGTTCATCAATGTCGTGAGCTTCGTTCTCTCCCTTGTTGTCACCAGCAAAATCAAACGAAGAAATTTCTACCGTTCCGGGTTCTTCGTGCCCTACCTTATCGGGGGAATCGTACTGGGCTATATCTGGCAATTCATCCTGAACAATATTCTTGTAGAAATCGGGACGACCTATGCCATACAGTTTTTCCAGACATCGTTTCTCAGCCTTCCCCATACGGTCATATGGACCATGGCTGTAGTGAATACCTGGCAGTATGCCGGATACATCATGTTGATTTTCGTAGCTGCCATCCAAAGCATTCCGTCCTCCCTGATGGAGGCGGCCAATGTCGATGGAGCAAGCTATTTTTCCCGGGTCATCCATATTTTGATGCCCATGATGGCAAATGCTTTTACCATTTCCATTTTCTTGACATTGACCACCTCGTTCAAGCAATTCGACATGAACCTGACGTTGACCAACGGCGGACCTGCCACCCGCTTTATGGACACCCCGATAAAGGCAAGTCAGTTGTTGGCTATGAATATCTTCAATACAGCAACGGCAAACCGAATGGCTGAGGCCCAAGCCAAGGCCGTGGTTCTGTTTCTTGCACTCTTGGTAGTCTCCCTGATCCAGGTAACGGTGAATAAGCGCAAAGAGGTGGAGATGTGA
- a CDS encoding carbohydrate ABC transporter permease, which yields MKTLYTGKKQRIFKPEMVLLEVLTILLFVLFMFPFFMVVLNSAKTSKEIIFNAIAPPASWAQLGTNVLLIFNNPTVDYLGAFVDSILITVISLLVIVICSSMAAWVMVRNKTLWSTILFMAFVSAMVIPFQVLMYPLVRWMRISGNFLHIRLLGTIPGIVFAYLGFGSPLSIFIFHGFIKNIPLEIEESATIDGCPRSTVFFRIVFPLLQPIIVTVLILNGIWIWNDYLLPLLVLGSNGSVQTIPIAVTAFAGAYLKQWDLILTSTLIAMLPIIVLYIFAQRYIIKGMVEGSIK from the coding sequence ATGAAAACGCTATACACAGGCAAAAAACAGAGAATTTTCAAGCCGGAAATGGTCCTGTTGGAAGTACTGACCATTCTACTCTTCGTGCTTTTCATGTTTCCCTTTTTCATGGTTGTACTGAACTCGGCAAAAACCTCGAAAGAGATCATTTTCAACGCCATTGCTCCTCCTGCCAGTTGGGCTCAACTGGGAACCAATGTTTTGTTGATTTTCAACAATCCGACGGTGGACTACCTCGGAGCCTTTGTCGATAGCATCCTGATTACGGTCATCTCACTGTTGGTAATTGTAATTTGTTCTTCCATGGCTGCTTGGGTCATGGTACGAAACAAGACCCTTTGGTCTACCATTCTCTTCATGGCTTTTGTTTCAGCAATGGTCATCCCCTTCCAGGTTCTCATGTATCCTTTGGTCCGCTGGATGCGAATCAGCGGGAACTTTTTGCATATCCGACTCCTAGGAACCATACCGGGTATTGTATTTGCCTATTTGGGTTTTGGCAGTCCCCTCTCCATTTTCATCTTTCACGGGTTCATCAAGAACATCCCCTTGGAGATTGAGGAGTCGGCGACCATTGACGGATGTCCGAGAAGCACGGTTTTCTTCAGGATTGTATTTCCCTTGTTGCAGCCGATTATTGTCACCGTCCTCATTCTCAATGGAATCTGGATATGGAACGATTATTTGCTGCCCTTGTTGGTGCTGGGTTCCAATGGAAGTGTACAGACCATACCGATTGCAGTCACGGCTTTTGCTGGTGCATACCTGAAGCAGTGGGATCTCATTCTTACTTCAACCCTGATCGCCATGCTTCCAATTATAGTATTATACATTTTTGCTCAACGATACATTATCAAGGGTATGGTAGAAGGATCGATAAAATAG